In Mucilaginibacter celer, one DNA window encodes the following:
- a CDS encoding cell division ATP-binding protein FtsE, whose amino-acid sequence MIGNSIIKLNNVDIFQQAHLVLSNVNLHVDKGDFVWLIGQTGSGKSSLLKVIYGDLGIKAGTGHACGYELSKLPGRDIPYLRRKLGIVFQDFQLLTDRTIEQNLNFVMRATGWTDKKLIADKALDVLEKVGLRSKLKKMPHELSGGEQQRVVIARALLNDPEIILADEPTGNLDPETSEEIVLLLKQISQSGTAVLVATHDYHIIRAFPSRIIKCENGKVLEDVEI is encoded by the coding sequence ATGATTGGAAATTCGATAATAAAGCTAAACAACGTTGATATTTTTCAACAGGCGCACCTGGTACTCAGCAACGTTAACCTGCATGTTGATAAAGGCGATTTTGTTTGGCTGATTGGCCAAACAGGATCAGGAAAAAGTAGCCTGCTGAAAGTTATTTACGGCGATCTGGGTATTAAAGCCGGTACCGGTCATGCCTGTGGTTACGAGTTGAGCAAGCTGCCAGGCCGGGATATCCCCTACCTGCGCCGTAAGCTGGGTATCGTTTTCCAGGACTTTCAATTGCTAACAGACCGTACCATCGAGCAAAACCTCAACTTTGTGATGCGTGCTACCGGCTGGACAGATAAAAAACTGATTGCAGATAAAGCGCTTGACGTTTTGGAGAAGGTGGGCTTACGCTCAAAACTTAAAAAAATGCCGCACGAGCTTTCGGGCGGCGAGCAGCAACGCGTAGTAATTGCCCGCGCCCTGCTCAACGACCCCGAAATTATCCTGGCCGACGAACCAACCGGTAACCTCGACCCCGAAACATCCGAAGAGATTGTATTACTGTTGAAACAGATCAGCCAATCGGGCACCGCTGTTTTAGTAGCAACGCACGATTATCATATTATCCGGGCTTTCCCATCGCGCATTATTAAATGCGAGAATGGTAAGGTTTTGGAAGATGTGGAAATATAA
- a CDS encoding ABC transporter ATP-binding protein translates to MLSIRNIVKQYAGHRALSDVSLEVESGQIFGLLGPNGAGKTSLIRIINQITAPDSGEVYFNGEKLNQSHIERIGYLPEERGLYKKMEIGEQMIYLARLKGLSRAEAQKRLKSWFEKLGMETWWKKKIEELSKGMQQKAQFVATVLHEPELIILDEPFSGFDPVNAELIKDEILELNQKGATILFSTHRMESVEELCHAIALINKSHKILDGKVKQIRNSYRSETYLVEYAGAPIIFDGNQPFNIVSETAGDDDSHIIKIKLANGHNSNDVLQYLIPKARVNMLQEVIPSMHEIFIEKVNLNSAGHE, encoded by the coding sequence ATGCTAAGCATCCGCAACATTGTTAAACAATACGCCGGTCACCGGGCTTTAAGCGATGTAAGTTTGGAAGTTGAAAGCGGGCAAATTTTCGGCCTGCTGGGTCCTAACGGCGCCGGTAAAACTTCACTTATCCGTATTATCAACCAGATTACCGCGCCAGATTCGGGCGAAGTTTATTTTAATGGTGAAAAACTCAACCAATCGCATATCGAACGGATAGGCTACCTGCCCGAAGAGCGTGGCCTGTACAAAAAAATGGAGATCGGCGAGCAGATGATCTACCTGGCCCGTTTGAAAGGCCTTAGCCGCGCCGAAGCGCAAAAACGCCTCAAATCCTGGTTCGAAAAGCTTGGCATGGAAACCTGGTGGAAAAAGAAAATCGAAGAGTTATCCAAAGGCATGCAGCAAAAAGCACAGTTTGTAGCTACGGTATTGCATGAGCCTGAATTGATCATCCTTGATGAGCCTTTCAGCGGGTTCGACCCGGTTAACGCCGAACTCATTAAGGACGAGATATTGGAGCTGAACCAAAAAGGCGCTACCATTTTGTTCTCCACCCACCGCATGGAATCTGTCGAGGAGCTTTGCCATGCTATCGCACTGATCAATAAATCGCACAAGATACTGGATGGCAAGGTTAAACAGATCCGCAACTCATACCGCAGCGAAACCTATCTTGTAGAATATGCCGGTGCGCCAATTATTTTTGACGGCAATCAGCCGTTTAACATTGTGAGCGAAACTGCCGGTGATGACGACAGCCATATCATCAAAATAAAACTCGCCAACGGGCACAACTCCAACGATGTTTTGCAATACCTGATACCTAAAGCAAGGGTAAATATGCTGCAGGAAGTGATACCAAGTATGCACGAGATCTTCATCGAAAAAGTAAACCTTAACTCTGCCGGCCATGAATAA
- a CDS encoding fructose-6-phosphate aldolase, with protein MYIIKVKGVAKIPDYVQLRDDKFTLLAYFRVDRPDKSLDKVGLGDKAEHIMNIIKDLPFGQILKLEL; from the coding sequence ATGTATATCATAAAAGTAAAAGGCGTTGCCAAAATACCTGATTATGTGCAGCTGAGAGACGATAAGTTTACCTTGCTGGCGTATTTCAGGGTTGACAGGCCTGATAAATCGCTGGATAAGGTGGGATTGGGCGATAAGGCCGAGCACATCATGAATATTATCAAGGATTTGCCGTTTGGGCAAATCTTAAAATTAGAGCTATAA
- the dnaJ gene encoding molecular chaperone DnaJ produces MAKRDYYDVLGVAKGASADDIKKAYRKMAIKYHPDKNEGDKDAEEKFKEAAEAYEVLSNPEKRQRYDQFGHAANASSANGGGYGGGGMNMDDIFSQFGDIFGGGSPFEGFFGGGRQSGGGGRRVARGSNLRIKVRLTLEEIANGAEKKIKVNKQIICKTCDGSGAKDKSSFQTCKTCGGSGAVRRVTNTILGQMQTTSTCPTCNGEGSTILSKCNVCHGDGVVRGEELITIQVPAGVSEGMQLSMSGKGNAAPRGGVPGDLIILIEEVPHETLKRDGNNVIYDLHVNFVDATLGTSVEVPTIDGKAKIKIDPGTQGGKILRLKGKGLPEVNSYHRGDQLVHINIWTPKALSREEREILEKLQGSPNFKPNPGKNEKSFFERMKEYFE; encoded by the coding sequence ATGGCTAAAAGAGATTATTACGATGTGCTTGGGGTTGCTAAAGGGGCCAGCGCTGATGATATAAAGAAAGCATATCGTAAAATGGCTATCAAATATCACCCGGATAAAAATGAGGGTGATAAAGACGCCGAAGAAAAGTTTAAAGAAGCTGCCGAAGCTTACGAAGTACTGAGCAACCCTGAAAAGCGCCAGCGTTATGATCAGTTTGGTCACGCGGCTAACGCATCATCAGCCAATGGCGGTGGTTACGGTGGTGGCGGCATGAATATGGACGACATATTTAGCCAGTTTGGTGATATTTTTGGCGGCGGCAGTCCGTTTGAAGGTTTCTTTGGCGGTGGCAGGCAAAGCGGTGGCGGCGGCAGGCGCGTAGCCCGCGGTAGCAACCTGCGCATTAAAGTGCGTTTAACGCTGGAAGAAATTGCCAATGGTGCCGAAAAGAAAATCAAGGTTAACAAGCAGATCATCTGTAAAACCTGCGATGGCAGCGGCGCTAAAGATAAATCATCGTTCCAAACCTGTAAAACCTGCGGTGGCAGCGGTGCGGTGCGTAGGGTAACCAATACCATTTTGGGCCAGATGCAAACAACAAGCACCTGCCCTACCTGTAACGGCGAAGGCTCAACCATACTGTCAAAATGTAATGTTTGTCATGGTGATGGCGTAGTGCGCGGCGAAGAGCTGATCACTATCCAGGTGCCTGCCGGTGTTAGTGAAGGTATGCAGCTAAGCATGAGCGGCAAAGGTAATGCGGCCCCACGCGGCGGTGTTCCCGGCGATCTGATCATTCTGATTGAGGAAGTACCTCACGAAACTTTAAAACGTGATGGTAATAACGTAATTTACGATCTGCATGTAAACTTTGTTGATGCTACCTTGGGTACATCTGTTGAAGTGCCAACAATCGATGGTAAAGCAAAAATCAAAATTGATCCGGGTACACAAGGCGGCAAAATTCTGCGCCTGAAAGGCAAAGGTTTGCCGGAAGTAAACTCATACCACCGCGGCGACCAGCTGGTGCACATCAACATCTGGACACCAAAAGCATTAAGCCGCGAAGAACGTGAGATACTGGAGAAATTGCAAGGTTCACCTAATTTTAAACCGAATCCGGGTAAGAACGAGAAGAGTTTCTTTGAGCGGATGAAGGAGTATTTTGAATAA
- a CDS encoding nucleotide exchange factor GrpE, with amino-acid sequence MKFNDMLKKKKPVNTNNTENINDVNNEELQNEGQEQAPETEAVETQQEAATPTAEEKLKDELAQANDKYLRLYAEFDNFRRRTIKEREEARKTEGKDVIVALLPVLDDFERAQRAMEKATEVASVKEGVALIQHKLKNILGQKGLKEMASIGTAFDADLHEAITNIPAPTDDQKGQVIDEMEKGYTLNDKVVRFAKVVVGA; translated from the coding sequence ATGAAATTTAACGATATGTTGAAAAAAAAGAAGCCGGTGAATACTAATAATACTGAAAATATAAACGACGTGAACAACGAGGAACTACAAAACGAAGGGCAGGAACAAGCCCCCGAAACTGAAGCTGTCGAAACACAACAGGAAGCTGCTACACCTACTGCCGAAGAAAAATTAAAAGACGAATTGGCACAGGCTAATGACAAGTACTTGCGTTTATATGCCGAATTTGATAATTTTAGAAGGCGTACCATTAAAGAACGCGAAGAAGCCCGCAAAACCGAAGGTAAAGATGTTATTGTAGCCCTTTTACCTGTACTTGACGATTTTGAACGCGCGCAACGTGCCATGGAAAAAGCTACCGAAGTTGCTTCTGTTAAGGAAGGCGTAGCTTTAATTCAGCACAAACTGAAAAATATATTAGGCCAAAAAGGGCTTAAAGAAATGGCCTCAATAGGCACCGCCTTTGATGCCGACCTGCACGAAGCCATTACCAATATCCCTGCCCCTACTGATGACCAAAAAGGCCAGGTAATTGACGAAATGGAAAAAGGCTACACCCTTAATGACAAGGTGGTTCGCTTTGCCAAAGTAGTAGTAGGCGCGTAA
- a CDS encoding Fic family protein: MNLKLETEFSKAPILAEIDDLKKQVDNMRPLPLDVEGRVMQKLRLDWNYNSNAIEGNKLSYGETVAFLMEGITAKGKPLKDHLDIRGHNEAINFLLGMVKEDRPLSESDIRGLHEMILVEPYDVPAQTADGMPTKKRIIPGVYKTTANHVQTATGETHYYATPEETPAKMRELMEWYYEVDSNADVHPVVVAALFHHKFVEIHPFDDGNGRLSRILMNLVLLKKGYPPVVVKMDDRRNYYSLLSRADVGESWPFVEYVAERLLWSLELFFKGAKGEDIDEDEDIDKEIALLQIQLRGDTTLQFKKNVSIVQRVFSENIYPLSEKIIIKLDVFQQYFFASKNAFEFTFDGFHGVLRSSFPIDENAERSLSELLNESYLTELKEIDINIDFLEFKNHVNKFSLYSIVKVSFEDIYYNILINESLIVAKLYHENLSSSEEAKIIKEVIRQFKQQLEVKQKARS; the protein is encoded by the coding sequence ATGAACCTGAAACTCGAAACCGAATTTAGCAAAGCCCCAATATTAGCGGAAATTGACGATCTGAAAAAGCAGGTAGACAATATGCGACCATTGCCTCTTGATGTTGAAGGCAGGGTAATGCAGAAGCTACGCCTTGACTGGAATTATAACTCGAATGCTATTGAGGGGAATAAATTGAGTTATGGAGAAACGGTTGCTTTTTTGATGGAAGGTATTACAGCCAAGGGAAAGCCACTAAAAGACCATTTAGACATTCGCGGACATAACGAGGCTATTAATTTTCTGCTTGGTATGGTAAAAGAAGATCGGCCTTTATCCGAATCTGATATCCGCGGGCTGCATGAAATGATCTTGGTTGAGCCTTATGATGTGCCAGCTCAAACCGCAGACGGAATGCCAACAAAAAAAAGAATTATTCCCGGCGTTTATAAAACAACGGCAAACCATGTGCAAACTGCCACGGGCGAAACTCATTATTATGCTACTCCAGAGGAAACGCCTGCTAAAATGCGTGAGTTGATGGAGTGGTATTATGAAGTGGATAGTAATGCCGATGTACATCCTGTTGTTGTTGCAGCATTGTTTCATCACAAGTTTGTGGAGATACATCCTTTTGATGATGGGAATGGAAGGTTATCGAGGATTTTAATGAATCTGGTATTGCTTAAGAAAGGATATCCGCCTGTAGTTGTTAAAATGGATGATAGAAGGAATTATTATTCCTTATTGAGTAGGGCAGACGTGGGGGAGAGTTGGCCTTTTGTAGAATATGTCGCTGAGCGTTTGCTATGGTCTTTGGAATTATTCTTTAAAGGAGCTAAAGGAGAAGATATTGACGAGGATGAAGATATAGATAAGGAGATAGCTCTATTGCAAATACAATTAAGGGGAGATACAACTTTACAGTTCAAAAAAAATGTATCCATTGTTCAACGTGTTTTTTCAGAAAATATTTATCCTTTGTCCGAAAAAATTATCATAAAATTGGATGTCTTTCAACAATATTTCTTTGCAAGCAAGAACGCTTTTGAATTTACTTTTGATGGATTTCATGGAGTTTTGAGATCCTCATTTCCCATAGATGAAAATGCTGAGCGATCTTTAAGCGAATTGTTAAATGAGTCTTATCTTACTGAATTAAAGGAGATTGATATAAATATAGATTTTTTAGAATTTAAAAATCACGTTAACAAATTCAGTCTGTACTCTATTGTTAAAGTTTCTTTTGAAGATATCTATTACAACATTCTAATAAATGAGTCTTTAATAGTTGCGAAACTTTATCATGAAAATTTATCTTCAAGTGAGGAAGCTAAAATTATAAAAGAAGTTATTCGTCAATTTAAACAGCAATTGGAAGTAAAACAAAAAGCCCGAAGTTAA